One segment of Streptosporangium brasiliense DNA contains the following:
- a CDS encoding TetR/AcrR family transcriptional regulator — protein sequence MSGRDPDRRRALLDAADRVIRREGPEASMASIASEAGITKPILYRHFGDKSGLYQALANRHVRTVVSLLRPEFDRDRTDLRSRARSTITAYLDMIAANLNLYRFLFHRAGAEDSRTHSQMTAIVRSLGEELGAVIAAESAVPDPVRAQVLGHAFVGMVQATGDWWLEHPEVDRAEVVEGLVSVIVATMSATLPR from the coding sequence GTGAGCGGACGGGATCCCGACAGGCGGCGAGCGCTGCTGGACGCCGCGGACCGGGTGATCCGGCGGGAGGGGCCGGAGGCGTCGATGGCCTCGATCGCCTCCGAGGCCGGGATAACCAAGCCCATCCTCTACAGGCACTTCGGCGACAAGAGCGGGCTGTACCAGGCCCTGGCCAACCGTCACGTCCGCACCGTGGTCAGCCTGCTGCGCCCGGAGTTCGACCGGGACAGGACGGATCTGCGCAGCCGAGCCCGGTCGACCATCACCGCCTACCTCGACATGATCGCCGCCAACCTCAACCTCTACCGCTTCCTGTTCCACCGGGCCGGAGCAGAGGACAGCCGGACCCACTCCCAGATGACCGCCATCGTGCGCAGCCTCGGTGAGGAGCTCGGTGCCGTCATCGCGGCGGAGTCGGCGGTCCCCGACCCGGTCCGGGCCCAGGTGCTGGGACACGCCTTCGTCGGCATGGTCCAGGCCACCGGAGACTGGTGGCTGGAGCACCCCGAGGTGGACCGGGCCGAGGTCGTCGAGGGACTGGTCAGCGTGATCGTGGCGACGATGTCCGCCACGCTGCCCCGCTGA